The Phormidium yuhuli AB48 DNA window AAACGCCGCACCAATTCATTAACATCAATAGATTTAACAGACTCAACCATAGAGGGTTTTACAGGGTAAGTAACGAACAATGAGTCATGACCGTTTATCAAAGGCTAACCAAAGACAAACTCTTAATCTTGGAAAAAGTCTTGGAGGGATTCTCCCAAACTTTCAACCAGAGATGGATCATCGGAATCAAATGAAAACTCTTTCGCTTCGATTTCTTTCACTTTAGCTTCCGGCAACCCGAGTAATTCCCGCAGTTTTTGATAAGCCGTTGCCTCCTCTTCATTGATTTTCGGCTCATCGGGGGTTCGGGAACTAGAAGCAATCACCTCGTAGCCTAAACGTAGGACCAATTCCCGCTCGTCGTCACTCTGTAACTTGGGGACCAAGTCTTCCAGCGGAATGTTTTGAATACAATACGCCTGCAAATCCTCCCGTAACTTCTGTCGTTGCTCGGGACTTTTGGCGAAGAGTTCACTAAAACGGCTGAGCATCACCTCAACCTCTTCTTGAGCCAGTTCTCCGTCAGCCCAGGCCATGGCCGCGACAATCCGCAGCAGGTTCATCTGGCGGGGAGAAATCGGTGGGGGAGCGGGGGGTTG harbors:
- a CDS encoding tellurite resistance TerB family protein produces the protein MPIQPPAPPPISPRQMNLLRIVAAMAWADGELAQEEVEVMLSRFSELFAKSPEQRQKLREDLQAYCIQNIPLEDLVPKLQSDDERELVLRLGYEVIASSSRTPDEPKINEEEATAYQKLRELLGLPEAKVKEIEAKEFSFDSDDPSLVESLGESLQDFFQD